The following coding sequences lie in one Xanthomonas hyacinthi genomic window:
- a CDS encoding PilW family protein — protein sequence MIAMVLGLLVVGAAIGIFISNRQTYSATENLGRVQEGVRTAFELMSRDVREAAGNPCVNNLPLANVLNSSASNWWSNINQWGDAFRGYGPTEVATGLATGSGSTQRVTNTEVLQLFAADENAATISVHDPVGAKFTVNTASHGIASGDLAVACDSRQASIFQVSSVAGQNIFHAAGGTPGNCTTGLGVPLSCGAGTVFTYAAPSAVVVRLHATRWYIGNGANGPSLYQQVATANGTVTTQEVAEGVSNLSVLYLVSGQSSYRAATALAAGDWANVTAARITLQLVSTDGTGTGGQAIQRQLIHVVSLRNRNP from the coding sequence ATGATTGCAATGGTGCTCGGATTGCTTGTGGTCGGAGCGGCGATCGGCATATTCATTTCCAACCGCCAAACCTATAGCGCCACCGAAAACCTTGGCAGGGTGCAAGAGGGGGTGCGTACCGCGTTCGAACTGATGTCGCGTGACGTGCGCGAGGCCGCAGGGAATCCCTGCGTCAATAACCTGCCGCTGGCGAACGTGCTCAACAGCTCCGCGTCGAACTGGTGGAGCAATATCAACCAGTGGGGCGATGCGTTCCGCGGCTACGGCCCAACGGAGGTGGCGACCGGTCTTGCTACCGGTAGCGGCAGTACGCAACGCGTGACGAATACCGAGGTCCTGCAGTTGTTCGCTGCGGACGAAAACGCCGCCACGATCTCCGTCCATGACCCGGTCGGGGCCAAATTCACCGTTAATACCGCGAGCCACGGCATTGCCTCTGGCGACTTGGCGGTGGCATGCGATTCTCGGCAGGCGTCGATTTTCCAGGTGTCCAGCGTCGCTGGGCAGAACATTTTCCATGCTGCTGGGGGCACCCCCGGCAATTGCACCACGGGACTCGGAGTGCCGTTGAGCTGTGGCGCGGGTACCGTGTTCACCTACGCCGCGCCGAGCGCCGTGGTGGTCAGGTTGCACGCGACGCGGTGGTACATCGGCAACGGCGCCAACGGGCCATCGCTGTATCAGCAGGTTGCCACCGCCAATGGCACGGTGACCACACAGGAGGTCGCCGAAGGCGTCAGCAACCTTAGCGTCCTGTATCTGGTTAGTGGGCAGAGCAGTTACCGGGCGGCGACGGCGCTCGCTGCCGGCGACTGGGCGAATGTCACCGCCGCGCGCATCACTCTGCAGCTTGTCAGTACCGATGGGACCGGAACTGGCGGCCAGGCAATCCAACGCCAGTTGATCCATGTCGTCAGCCTACGGAACCGCAATCCATGA
- a CDS encoding type IV pilin protein has protein sequence MELMIVVAIIGILAGIAYASYTQHVIKSRRSAAAACLQERAQLMERYYTTRLTYVGAAAPAVCDGLGNFYTVQFSGVPDAKTFTIQAVPTALQRDAKCGTLGLNQTGVRTASGTASASECW, from the coding sequence ATGGAGCTGATGATCGTGGTTGCGATCATCGGCATCCTTGCCGGAATCGCTTACGCCAGCTATACCCAGCATGTGATCAAGTCGCGACGTTCCGCGGCGGCCGCCTGCCTGCAGGAGCGCGCGCAGCTGATGGAGCGTTATTACACGACGCGCCTGACCTATGTCGGTGCCGCCGCTCCCGCCGTCTGCGATGGGCTGGGGAATTTCTATACAGTGCAATTCAGTGGAGTGCCGGACGCCAAGACATTCACAATCCAGGCGGTGCCGACCGCTCTCCAGCGCGATGCCAAGTGCGGCACCCTGGGTCTGAACCAGACAGGGGTTCGCACTGCCAGCGGCACCGCTAGCGCAAGCGAGTGCTGGTGA
- a CDS encoding transglutaminase-like domain-containing protein, which produces MPAIAATKSAGTAAAANIKTLRQLLGQREGQIDLARAKVTIDHMVDPKVDVEGTLRQLDTLAAKVRARFPPGASNKVKANILVSTLYKPGPWNDHRPFGYDYSDPYGKDIHKSLLSTYLVTRKGQCVIMPIAVVLLGQKLGLPMTMTTAPYHLIVKYGDEEQGTWTNLDATSGLFHDDGGYEQALNISQVALENGVFLRPFSQKESVSLFATAVLAPYYLQTHQPEQALQVIDLILAADPKDVTAMTLKANAYALLVDQRFRSRYPLAEQIPPAEQAEFLSYNRNISEWRSKAETLGWREWTKADWDKYLKRFAEEKSKAQGGG; this is translated from the coding sequence GTGCCTGCGATCGCGGCCACCAAATCCGCCGGCACCGCGGCCGCTGCAAATATTAAGACGCTGCGGCAATTGCTAGGCCAGCGGGAAGGTCAAATCGACTTGGCCAGAGCCAAGGTCACCATCGACCATATGGTCGATCCCAAAGTGGACGTGGAAGGTACCTTGCGCCAGCTCGATACGTTGGCGGCCAAGGTGCGCGCTCGTTTTCCGCCTGGTGCCTCCAACAAGGTCAAGGCGAATATCCTGGTTTCGACGCTCTACAAGCCAGGGCCTTGGAACGACCATCGGCCGTTCGGCTACGACTACAGCGATCCATACGGCAAAGACATCCATAAGTCGCTGTTGTCCACCTACCTGGTCACGCGCAAAGGGCAATGCGTCATCATGCCAATCGCAGTTGTTCTGCTTGGGCAAAAGCTTGGGTTGCCCATGACGATGACAACGGCCCCCTACCATTTGATCGTCAAATACGGCGATGAAGAACAAGGTACCTGGACGAATCTGGACGCCACCAGTGGCCTCTTCCATGATGATGGCGGCTATGAGCAGGCCTTGAATATTTCGCAAGTTGCCTTAGAAAACGGTGTTTTCTTGCGGCCCTTCTCGCAGAAGGAATCGGTTTCGCTATTTGCCACTGCCGTGCTGGCACCGTATTACTTGCAAACGCACCAGCCCGAACAGGCGCTACAAGTGATCGACTTGATCCTGGCAGCCGACCCCAAGGATGTGACGGCTATGACGCTCAAAGCGAACGCATACGCCCTCCTGGTAGATCAGCGCTTTAGAAGTAGGTATCCACTGGCTGAGCAGATTCCACCAGCAGAGCAAGCAGAATTTCTTTCCTACAACCGAAACATCAGCGAGTGGCGCTCCAAGGCCGAGACACTTGGTTGGCGAGAGTGGACTAAAGCCGATTGGGACAAATATCTGAAGCGCTTCGCAGAAGAGAAATCGAAAGCACAAGGAGGCGGGTGA
- a CDS encoding IS3 family transposase (programmed frameshift) → MKKRFSEEQIIGFLREAEAGVAIKDLCRRHGFSEASYYLWRSKFGGMSVPDAKRLKDLEAENARLKKLLAEQVFENDLIKDALRKKLVSAPARRALVREWIGCGASERRALAAIGMSASALRYCPREDRNVELRARILALAHRHRRYGVGMIYLKLRQEGRIVNYKRVERLYREQQLQVRRRKRKKVPVGERQPLLRPSQANQVWSMDFVFDRTAEARVLKCLVIVDDATHEAVAIDVERAISGHGVTRVLDRLAHSRGLPKVIRTDNGKEFCGRAMVAWAHAHGVQLRLIQPGKPNQNAYVESFNGRLRDECLNEHWFPTLLHARTEIERWRREYNEDRPKNAIGGMTPAAYAQHLANTDSITPGL, encoded by the exons GTGAAGAAGCGTTTTTCCGAAGAACAGATCATTGGCTTCCTGCGTGAGGCCGAAGCGGGCGTGGCGATCAAGGACCTATGCCGGCGCCATGGCTTTAGTGAGGCCTCGTACTACCTATGGCGCAGCAAGTTCGGCGGGATGAGCGTGCCCGATGCCAAACGGCTCAAGGACCTGGAGGCCGAGAACGCGCGGCTGAAGAAGTTGCTGGCCGAGCAGGTGTTCGAGAACGACCTGATCAAGGATGCGCTGCGAAAAAAGT TGGTGAGCGCACCGGCGCGTCGTGCGCTGGTGCGCGAGTGGATCGGGTGCGGTGCCAGCGAGCGCCGCGCCTTGGCAGCGATCGGCATGAGCGCCAGTGCGCTGCGCTACTGCCCGCGCGAAGACCGCAACGTTGAGCTGCGCGCGCGCATTCTTGCGTTGGCGCATCGCCATCGCCGTTATGGCGTGGGGATGATCTATCTCAAACTGCGACAGGAAGGACGCATCGTGAACTACAAGCGGGTGGAGCGGTTGTACCGCGAGCAGCAGCTGCAAGTGCGCCGCCGCAAGCGCAAGAAGGTACCGGTGGGCGAGCGTCAACCGCTGCTGCGGCCATCGCAGGCTAACCAGGTGTGGTCGATGGACTTCGTGTTCGACCGCACCGCCGAAGCTCGAGTGCTCAAGTGCCTGGTGATCGTGGACGACGCAACCCACGAAGCGGTCGCCATCGACGTGGAGCGCGCGATCTCCGGGCACGGCGTGACGCGCGTGCTGGATCGGTTGGCACACAGTCGCGGTTTGCCGAAGGTGATCCGCACTGACAACGGCAAGGAGTTTTGCGGCAGGGCGATGGTCGCCTGGGCGCATGCCCATGGTGTGCAGCTACGGCTCATCCAGCCCGGCAAGCCGAACCAGAACGCCTACGTTGAATCGTTCAACGGCCGGCTACGCGACGAATGCCTCAACGAGCACTGGTTCCCGACGTTGCTGCACGCGCGCACCGAGATCGAACGCTGGCGACGCGAATACAACGAGGACCGACCCAAGAACGCAATCGGCGGCATGACACCGGCTGCCTATGCCCAACATCTTGCCAACACCGATAGCATTACCCCCGGACTCTAA
- a CDS encoding pilus assembly protein yields MLCAYFATLLAIPVNAAITLPTEPLTTGARIPPNVLFILDDSGSMSSTYMPDAVPATSSPNIASQAYTRNTIYYNPATTYTPWVDSTGTLRTDAATYGSVYSDAALARGTTINLASAVQTFYVPKDTSATSETYLANPANYYRYQILTDSKIYQATYETYTKSNTPSNAGSMGCSTDTKANTLAWRGCINLTPLGGLRTEAAERTNYAIWYSYHRTRAKIAKAGAGKAFSSLGSNIRVGFRTINKGAGASSNSITESAPIPVSRNDGLFDDPSGVNGDNNNRTQWFDRLYTVPGTSSTTPLRGALTRAGEYFSSGSASGAYGPQSGADQYTCRQNFTILTTDGYWNESNYTGQSGEQDNVAGATITNANNDSYTYEPVRPYASADSYGGQGNLADVAMRYWKNDLRTDMENNVPTTNADPAFWQHMVTFGISIGEKGTLNPATDLPAITAGTKSWPATSNNSIVNIDDLWHATINGRGDFVVATDPDGFVQGITSALSAITERTGSFSNVSASSTSLNSGTRLFQATYKSGLWTGDVAAYAVSASGVATTASWRASERIPATNRKIFTSDGTAGAVFPTAAQTAALERVGTTNYPVTGAENAAYISGTRTLELQNGGSLRNRVQVLGDIVSSSPAYVSDTDTLYVGANDGMLHAFNAASGVELFGFIPSGISLANLNTLSRPDYAHRFFVDGPVVASSRTQTPNKNILVAALGKGGKGLFALDVTNPAAFTAANFKWEAGTSDADMGLVQARPFITKLNNGVTALIVSNGLNSTNGRAVLFIYNLDTGALIRKIDTGIGSAVTDSADSNGLSESVGWDADGSGTVDYVYAGDMLGNVWKFNLSATTSASWGVSGNAPIFSATYTGATPATRQPITGGLTVAMHPTTYQTWVFFGTGRLMTSGDMTNKAVQTIYGFVDDGTAKSRSGTAANLTSRSLVVTSSGLRSFQANAALPAGSKGWYVDLLTPPNGTVEGERVVSGPQLLSDVLVFSSVIPTASACTPDGIGYLNALDAFTGTGTSSPFFDANGNGNFSDDTLASGSGTKLPVGSVNPGIGMTTQPSLLNGLVTVGGSSGSMANLKIPEARNVGRVSWREVKKGD; encoded by the coding sequence GTGCTGTGCGCCTACTTTGCGACATTGCTGGCGATCCCAGTAAATGCTGCCATTACGCTTCCAACCGAGCCGCTTACCACGGGCGCCAGGATTCCGCCGAACGTTCTATTCATCCTCGATGATTCGGGTTCGATGTCGAGCACGTATATGCCGGACGCCGTGCCTGCGACGTCGTCGCCGAACATCGCCAGCCAGGCGTATACGCGCAACACGATTTACTACAACCCCGCGACGACCTACACGCCCTGGGTGGATTCCACCGGAACGCTGAGAACCGATGCCGCGACATATGGCAGCGTCTACAGCGATGCCGCGCTGGCGAGGGGGACGACGATCAACCTCGCCAGTGCGGTTCAGACGTTCTACGTTCCGAAGGATACGTCGGCGACAAGCGAGACTTATTTGGCGAATCCCGCAAACTACTATCGTTATCAGATTCTTACGGACAGCAAGATCTACCAGGCGACATACGAGACCTATACCAAGAGCAATACCCCCAGCAACGCCGGGAGCATGGGGTGCTCCACCGATACCAAGGCCAACACCCTTGCCTGGCGCGGCTGCATCAATCTCACCCCATTGGGTGGGCTTCGTACCGAAGCTGCGGAGCGCACCAACTACGCCATCTGGTACTCCTATCACCGTACCCGGGCCAAGATCGCCAAGGCGGGGGCCGGCAAGGCGTTTAGTTCGCTGGGTAGCAATATTCGTGTCGGCTTTCGTACCATCAATAAGGGTGCTGGTGCTTCAAGCAATAGCATCACCGAAAGCGCGCCGATTCCCGTTTCTCGCAACGACGGATTGTTCGACGACCCGAGCGGAGTCAATGGGGATAATAATAATCGGACCCAGTGGTTCGATCGACTCTATACAGTCCCAGGAACCAGTTCGACGACGCCGCTGCGCGGTGCGCTGACGCGTGCAGGCGAGTACTTCAGCTCGGGCTCGGCAAGTGGCGCCTACGGCCCTCAGTCCGGCGCTGACCAGTACACCTGCCGGCAAAACTTCACGATCCTCACCACTGACGGTTACTGGAACGAATCCAATTACACCGGCCAGTCGGGCGAGCAGGATAATGTCGCGGGCGCGACGATTACCAACGCCAACAACGATAGCTATACCTATGAGCCTGTGCGCCCGTATGCCAGTGCGGACAGTTATGGTGGGCAAGGCAATCTGGCCGACGTGGCCATGCGCTACTGGAAAAACGACCTGCGCACGGATATGGAGAACAATGTTCCGACCACTAATGCCGACCCGGCATTTTGGCAGCATATGGTGACCTTCGGTATTTCGATCGGCGAGAAGGGTACGTTGAATCCGGCAACTGACCTTCCTGCCATTACCGCCGGTACCAAGTCGTGGCCGGCGACCAGTAACAATAGTATCGTCAACATCGACGACCTGTGGCATGCGACGATTAACGGTCGCGGCGATTTTGTGGTGGCGACTGATCCGGATGGCTTTGTTCAGGGCATCACCTCGGCGCTGTCAGCGATTACGGAGCGCACCGGCTCGTTCTCGAACGTTTCGGCCAGCTCCACGTCGCTGAATTCAGGCACTCGCCTGTTTCAGGCGACCTACAAGTCCGGTTTGTGGACCGGCGATGTCGCCGCGTACGCAGTGAGCGCCAGTGGGGTCGCCACGACGGCGAGCTGGCGAGCATCCGAGCGCATTCCGGCCACCAATCGCAAGATATTCACATCCGACGGGACCGCCGGCGCGGTCTTTCCGACCGCCGCACAGACTGCCGCATTGGAACGGGTAGGGACCACGAATTACCCGGTGACCGGCGCTGAGAATGCAGCCTACATCAGTGGTACCCGCACGCTGGAACTACAAAATGGCGGGTCCCTGCGTAATCGTGTCCAGGTGCTAGGCGATATCGTGAGCTCATCGCCGGCATACGTCAGCGACACCGATACCTTGTACGTCGGCGCCAACGACGGCATGTTGCACGCGTTCAATGCAGCATCCGGTGTCGAGCTGTTTGGCTTCATTCCAAGCGGCATCAGTTTGGCCAATCTGAACACTTTGAGTCGACCCGATTACGCGCACCGGTTCTTTGTCGATGGTCCGGTCGTGGCATCCAGTCGTACCCAGACGCCGAACAAGAACATCTTGGTCGCAGCGCTCGGCAAGGGGGGCAAGGGATTGTTCGCGCTAGACGTGACCAATCCAGCTGCCTTCACTGCCGCCAATTTCAAGTGGGAAGCGGGGACTTCCGACGCCGACATGGGCTTGGTGCAGGCCAGGCCTTTCATCACCAAGCTCAACAACGGCGTTACCGCGCTGATTGTGAGTAATGGGCTCAATAGCACCAACGGCCGCGCCGTGCTGTTCATCTACAATCTTGATACGGGCGCGCTGATCAGGAAAATCGATACCGGTATCGGCTCGGCTGTGACCGACTCTGCCGATTCCAATGGGTTATCCGAATCGGTTGGCTGGGATGCAGACGGCAGCGGTACCGTGGATTACGTTTACGCGGGCGACATGCTGGGCAACGTCTGGAAGTTCAACTTGAGCGCGACAACGTCTGCCAGCTGGGGCGTCTCCGGCAATGCGCCGATCTTCAGCGCGACCTACACCGGTGCCACGCCCGCAACTCGGCAGCCAATCACCGGCGGGCTCACCGTTGCGATGCATCCGACCACGTACCAGACATGGGTGTTCTTCGGCACGGGCCGGCTGATGACCAGCGGCGACATGACCAACAAGGCGGTACAGACCATCTACGGCTTTGTTGACGATGGCACGGCGAAGTCGCGTTCTGGCACGGCAGCCAACTTGACATCACGCTCGTTGGTGGTGACCTCGAGCGGGCTGCGCTCGTTCCAGGCAAACGCAGCGTTGCCTGCCGGGTCCAAGGGGTGGTATGTGGACCTGTTGACGCCACCGAACGGAACGGTTGAAGGGGAGCGCGTCGTCAGCGGTCCGCAACTCCTTAGCGATGTGCTGGTGTTCTCCAGCGTGATCCCGACCGCCAGCGCGTGCACCCCAGACGGCATCGGTTATCTGAATGCGCTGGACGCATTCACTGGCACTGGCACAAGTTCACCGTTCTTCGATGCCAACGGCAATGGTAATTTCAGTGATGACACGCTGGCGTCGGGTAGCGGAACCAAGCTTCCTGTCGGTTCAGTCAATCCGGGCATAGGCATGACAACCCAGCCAAGCCTGCTGAATGGCTTGGTGACGGTTGGCGGTTCATCAGGCAGCATGGCGAATTTGAAAATCCCGGAGGCTCGCAATGTCGGGCGTGTCTCTTGGCGCGAAGTGAAGAAAGGGGATTGA
- a CDS encoding pilus assembly PilX family protein, with protein sequence MSPSLRFLAAERGASLVVVLILLLVMTLLGLAVLRNTTLEERMSANLYDRSLGFQAAESALRQAEAVAKVTASSAVPSSGCAQGVCSSPVATDADRWLNTSFTDWQAASNNLAQDGVPMPNAKYIIEYLGDAPTWPGCDRKIPIDAQCLAPRFRITALAEAEGRATVMLQTNYIVQ encoded by the coding sequence ATGAGCCCAAGCCTCCGTTTTTTAGCCGCCGAGCGTGGTGCCTCACTAGTCGTCGTATTGATTTTGCTTCTGGTGATGACGCTGCTTGGCCTGGCGGTGCTGCGCAACACCACGTTGGAGGAGCGCATGAGTGCCAACCTCTACGACCGCAGCTTGGGGTTCCAGGCGGCGGAGTCGGCGCTGCGGCAGGCGGAAGCTGTAGCGAAAGTCACGGCCAGCAGTGCGGTGCCGTCCTCGGGCTGTGCGCAAGGAGTTTGCAGCTCGCCTGTCGCGACCGACGCCGATCGTTGGCTCAATACCAGCTTCACCGACTGGCAGGCCGCGAGTAATAACTTGGCGCAGGACGGGGTGCCGATGCCGAACGCCAAGTACATCATCGAGTACCTAGGAGATGCACCCACGTGGCCAGGTTGTGATCGCAAGATCCCGATCGACGCGCAGTGTCTCGCGCCTCGCTTCCGCATCACCGCACTCGCCGAGGCAGAGGGACGCGCGACCGTGATGCTGCAGACCAACTACATCGTTCAGTAA